The proteins below come from a single Miscanthus floridulus cultivar M001 chromosome 1, ASM1932011v1, whole genome shotgun sequence genomic window:
- the LOC136461102 gene encoding uncharacterized protein → MVGSLAPKDSTRKPITPRHGSLLREVVELINPLTGFWDDQLVRDTFLEEDANLIPSLPLHGGMSNRAAWHFDAKGAFSVNAYKVFRHDQLRSSRRGGASSSNTDPAHDSLWKKIWETDCAKKSKHILWRLCYNRHPLRVNLKRRGVVLDTRCPICQRFDEDGAHHFLKCKLMENVWCQLGLTRERYILLAQPSARDVIEAVMKMKVELKLKCCFALWLCWADRNRVREGEQCRGPAWIVQGVLVRMAEKDRQKSAVVSVGLSRSHRWEKPAAGHVKVNCDAAFEPGTGIGGWGCVLRDQDGAVVMACRGRIEAFLNPLQGELIACIQGIQAAIEVGVGHVVVESDAVAVVQAVYSSAYDLSAVTDLVAELRSLLSMNFISWVVQQSPRSCNRVAHELASLGSMSDPAMAPVLVPIQAHIMYLIADDSAPSK, encoded by the coding sequence ATGGTCGGATCCCTGGCTCCCAAGGACTCGACTAGGAAACCGATTACTCCAAGGCATGGCAGTCTACTGAGagaagttgttgaactcatcaatcCACTAACCGGTTTCTGGGACGACCAATTGGTTAGGGATACCTTCTTGGAAGAGGATGCAAATTTAATCCCATCCCTTCCCCTGCATGGAGGCATGAGTAATAGGGCGGCTTGGCATTTTGATGCTAAAGGCGCTTTCTCAGTTAACGCCTATAAAGTTTTCAGGCACGATCAGCTAAGGAGCAGTAGGAGAGGTGGTGCATCATCATCCAATACAGACCCGGCACATGATTCATTGTGGAAGAAAATATGGGAGACCGATTGTGCAAAAAAAAGCAAGCACATCCTGTGGAGGCTTTGCTACAACAGACATCCTTTGCGAGTAAATTTGAAGAGGCGAGGGGTGGTGCTGGACACTAGGTGTCCTATCTGCCAACGTTTTGACGAGGATGGGGCACATCATTTCCTCAAGTGCAAGCTAATGGAGAATGTTTGGTGTCAGCTGGGGTTAACTCGAGAAAGATATATTCTGCTGGCTCAACCATCAGCCAGAGATGTCATTGAAGCGGTCATGAAAATGAAAGTAGAGCTGAAACTGAAGTGTTGCTTTGCTCTGTGGTTATGCTGGGCTGACAGAAACCGTGTTAGGGAAGGGGAGCAATGTCGAGGCCCGGCCTGGATAGTCCAAGGTGTTCTGGTGCGCATGGCTGAAAAAGATAGGCAGAAGAGTGCCGTGGTCAGCGTGGGCCTGTCGAGATCGCACAGATGGGAGAAACCTGCTGCAGGTCATGTGAAGGTGAATTGTGATGCGGCTTTCGAACCTGGCACTGGGATTGGAGGCTGGGGCTGCGTGCTTCGCGATCAGGATGGTGCTGTAGTGATGGCCTGCCGTGGAAGAATCGAAGCGTTTCTGAATCCGCTGCAAGGCGAGCTCATCGCTTGTATTCAAGGCATCCAAGCGGCAATTGAAGTAGGGGTGGGACATGTGGTTGTTGAATCGGATGCTGTGGCCGTCGTACAAGCGGTATACTCGAGCGCCTACGATCTCAGTGCTGTTACTGATCTGGTTGCGGAGCTTCGTAGCTTGTTGTCCATGAATTTCATCTCTTGGGTTGTGCAACAGAGCCCACGCTCTTGTAATAGAGTAGCCCACGAATTAGCTTCGTTAGGGAGCATGAGTGATCCGGCTATGGCACCAGTGTTGGTGCCCATCCAGGCGCATATCATGTACTTGATTGCTGATGATTCAGCTCCGTCTAAGTAA
- the LOC136490721 gene encoding acyl transferase 1-like: protein MVSFKARRMQPELVSPARPTPSETKALSDLDDQRTLRYYETVIAFFRSRHGYTSHRRPEDPANAIKAALAEALVYYYPIAGRLREAAGGKLVVDCTAQGVVFVEADADVRLEELGKPLLPPYPCVDELLCDAGETRAVIGKPLVLMQVTRLKCGGFVIGFHMCHTIADGFGMVQFFRCVAELTRGEKVPTVLPVWRRELLTRPHKSSSSSPTTHSNGSSSVYNSKSDDVMLSTPMDDMVVRYFLFGPREIATLRGHLRGYQLAASSATSFELLTAVMWRCRTIALGYESHQRVRLMVTMNARGKWNQHTLIPWGYYGNAHVSPIAEATAGELCGQPLAHTVELVRRTKLSVTKERMESMVDTIASTRQWPPPMMDRIYEVSDTKWIATNATQFGWAELVGGGIPLAGDLTSKLGSDHMRCKNQDGEHSTIVSMLLPKQSMEKFSSELSVWLMNNKHGEKNLVILSSL, encoded by the exons ATGGTGTCCTTCAAGGCGCGTCGCATGCAGCCGGAGCTGGTGTCACCGGCACGGCCGACGCCATCCGAGACGAAAGCCCTCTCCGACCTGGACGACCAGCGGACGCTGCGGTACTACGAGACGGTGATCGCCTTCTTCCGCAGCCGCCATGGCTACACCAGCCACAGAAGGCCAGAAGATCCAGCCAATGCCATCAAGGCAGCGCTCGCGGAGGCGCTCGTGTACTACTACCCCATCGCCGGGCGACTCAGGGAGGCCGCCGGTGGGAAGCTGGTGGTGGACTGCACGGCGCAGGGAGTGGTGTTTGTGGAGGCCGATGCGGACGTGCGGCTGGAGGAGCTGGGCAAGCCTCTGCTGCCGCCGTACCCGTGTGTCGATGAACTGCTGTGCGATGCAGGTGAAACAAGAGCGGTGATTGGCAAGCCATTGGTCCTCATGCAG gtgacgaggctcaaatgtGGCGGATTTGTTATCGGATTCCACATGTGCCATACCATTGCAGATGGATTCGGTATGGTTCAATTCTTTAGATGCGTTGCTGAACTAACTCGCGGTGAAAAAGTGCCCACAGTTTTGCCCGTATGGAGAAGAGAGCTTCTAACACGACCACACAAGTCGTCATCGTCATCTCCCACCACGCATTCCAATGGCTCATCATCAGTTTACAACAGTAAATCTGACGACGTGATGCTGTCAACTCCAATGGACGACATGGTAGTCCGGTACTTCCTCTTCGGGCCGAGGGAGATAGCAACCCTACGAGGCCACCTCAGGGGGTACCAGCTTGCCGCCAGCTCCGCTACGTCCTTCGAGCTGCTAACCGCGGTCATGTGGCGATGCCGCACGATAGCGTTGGGCTACGAGTCCCACCAACGCGTTCGCCTCATGGTCACCATGAACGCGCGCGGCAAGTGGAACCAGCACACGCTCATCCCGTGGGGCTACTACGGGAACGCGCATGTGTCTCCCATAGCGGAGGCCACCGCCGGCGAGCTCTGCGGCCAGCCGCTCGCCCACACGGTTGAGCTCGTGCGCAGGACCAAGCTCAGCGTGACCAAGGAGCGCATGGAGTCGATGGTGGACACGATCGCGTCGACGCGGCAGTGGCCGCCGCCGATGATGGACAGGATCTACGAGGTCTCTGATACCAAGTGGATCGCCACGAATGCGACGCAGTTTGGGTGGGCTGAGCTGGTGGGCGGTGGGATACCACTGGCAGGTGACCTTACTTCGAAGCTGGGAAGCGACCACATGAGATGCAAGAACCAGGATGGTGAGCACTCGACAATTGTGTCCATGCTTTTGCCGAAACAGTCGATGGAGAAGTTTAGCAGTGAGCTGTCTGTTTGGTTGATGAACAACaagcatggtgagaagaacttGGTTATACTGAGTTCGCTCTAG